The following proteins come from a genomic window of Streptomyces liliiviolaceus:
- a CDS encoding ABC transporter permease, producing MTATIPTPPVSPTPPTGSTADDRLLRTSPLRRLLGRPELGSVVGALAVFLFFALIADGFVRAAGLATVLYAASTIGIMAVPVALLMIGGEFDLSAGVMVTSSALISSMFSYQMTANVWVGVGVSLLVTLAIGFFNGFMLTRTELPSFIITLGTFLMLTGMNLGFTKLISGTVSTKTIADMEGFASAKVLFASVLTVGGVDFKVTILWWIGLVALASWILLRTRVGNWIFAVGGGKEAARAVGVPVAATKIGLYMGVSFAAWIAGQHLLFSFDAVQSGEGVGKELTYIIAAVIGGCLITGGYGSAIGSAVGALIFGMTDKGIVFAEWNPDWFKFFLGAMLLLATLLNAWVRKRAEATA from the coding sequence ACGATCCCCACGCCTCCCGTGTCTCCCACGCCCCCCACGGGCTCCACCGCGGACGACCGGCTGCTGCGGACCTCGCCGCTGCGCAGGCTGCTCGGCCGGCCCGAGCTGGGCTCGGTGGTCGGCGCGCTCGCCGTCTTCCTGTTCTTCGCGCTGATCGCGGACGGTTTCGTACGGGCCGCGGGGCTGGCCACCGTGCTGTACGCGGCCTCCACGATCGGCATCATGGCGGTGCCCGTCGCCCTGCTGATGATCGGCGGCGAGTTCGACCTGTCCGCCGGCGTCATGGTGACGTCGTCCGCGCTGATCTCGTCGATGTTCAGCTACCAGATGACCGCGAACGTCTGGGTGGGCGTCGGGGTCTCGCTCCTGGTCACCCTCGCGATCGGCTTCTTCAACGGCTTCATGCTCACCCGCACCGAGCTGCCCAGCTTCATCATCACGCTCGGCACCTTCCTCATGCTGACCGGGATGAACCTCGGCTTCACCAAGCTGATCAGCGGCACCGTCTCGACCAAGACGATCGCCGACATGGAGGGCTTCGCCTCCGCCAAGGTCCTCTTCGCGTCGGTCCTGACCGTCGGCGGAGTCGACTTCAAGGTCACCATCCTGTGGTGGATCGGCCTGGTGGCCCTCGCCTCCTGGATCCTGCTGCGCACCCGCGTCGGCAACTGGATCTTCGCCGTCGGTGGCGGAAAGGAAGCGGCCCGCGCGGTGGGCGTGCCCGTCGCCGCGACCAAAATCGGCCTCTACATGGGGGTGTCCTTCGCCGCCTGGATCGCCGGACAGCACCTGCTGTTCTCGTTCGACGCCGTGCAGTCGGGAGAGGGCGTCGGCAAGGAGCTGACGTACATCATCGCGGCCGTCATCGGCGGCTGCCTGATCACCGGCGGGTACGGCTCCGCCATCGGCTCGGCGGTCGGCGCGCTGATCTTCGGCATGACCGACAAGGGCATCGTGTTCGCCGAGTGGAATCCCGACTGGTTCAAGTTCTTCCTGGGAGCGATGCTGCTCCTCGCGACCCTGCTGAACGCCTGGGTCCGCAAGCGCGCGGAGGCCACGGCATGA